The DNA window CTGCCGCTAAGCATTACCGTTGGGCGTTTGCCGGTCATTTTCAGGCACCTTGTTCGAAGCGCAGTTGGCGCAGGGTGTGCAGCGGGAATTCATGCTCGGCGCTCAGCCAGGATTTTTGCCCCAGCCCGGCGTAATGCGGGCCGTCGCCCAGTGGCTGCCATTCGGTCAGTTTGCCGAGCAGCAGGGCATCGCTGGGGTTTTCCGGCAGCGGATAGCGCGCCGGCAGTTGGCATACCTGTTCACGCCCGTCGTTCAGGCGCACCAGCGCATGGCTCCAGACCAGATCGATAACGCTTTGCGGTGCCTGAAACTGGATTTCAGCGATGGCGGAGAACGGCAGCCAGTAGTACACGCCGTTCAGCGCCAGCTCGCACACCGGGCCCAGGCGGCCGTCGCCGTCCATCAGCCAGTCGAAGGGCACGCTGTGCGGTGCGTCGCCTTCCGCTACCGTAAGCTCCCCGGCGCTGGCCGGCGCGGCGGCCAGCGCTTCATCGCGCAATGCCTGGGCTGTGCCGGCATCGCCGTGCGCATCGTGGCGCAGGGCTTCCACCAGTGAAGAGAGCCAGGCTTCGCCCGGTTGGAGCAGCGCCGGTGCCGCTTCACCGGCAAATACCGCCTGGCGCTGCAGTTCCGCGTCTACGGCCTGCGTCAGCAGCAGGGTGGTGGGTTGCGCGATCGGTTTGAGCGCCAGCCAGGATTTCAGCTGCGCTTTGGCACGCGGCCAGTTGGCGCTCAGGCACAGCAGTTGCGCCAAAGCGGCGCGCAGATCGGCATCCGCCGGGCGTTGGCGGATCGCGTCTTCCACGGTGGTAATGGCCGCACTGACGGAGCCCCCGGCTAAGAGTTGGGTTAATGAGTTCACGGTGAGTTCCTCGTCATCAATGGGCGGTGGCGGTTACGGTTTGGTAGCTGCCGCTGGCCGGATCTTCACGATCCGCGGCCAGGCTTTCCACCAGCTTAAACGTCGGCTGCGGCTGGCCGGCCAGCAGCGGTTGCCAGGCTTCGTGCGCGCGGCTGATGCGCTGTTTGACCTTGGCCGCGTCGGCGGCTTCCAGGCGCGGTAGCTCAACGATAATGGTGCCGCCATAGGCCCAGGCATGGCGCTGCGCATCAAACGGCAGCAGCAGGTAACTGCCGGCCGCTGCGCCGCCGAGCACCAGGCGCTGGCGGTTGGCGCTCACCACGCGCAGGGTTTGTTGATTCAGGTTCAGGTTGATCAGCGGGTAGCCCTGCAGGAAGGTCACGGCCACCGGTTGCGCCTGCTTGCTTTGTTGCAGCAAGACGGTGCTGCTGCCGTTCAGCCAGCCATCGGCGCAACGCAGGTTGTCGCCGCCGGGAATAAACAGCGCGCTGCCGTTGCCGGCACTGCTCCAGTAGGTGCGGAAGCGGCAACCCTGGGGCAAATCGAACGTTTGCACCGGCTCGGCATCCGCCAGCGGTGAGGTGACGGCAACGGCGGGCGGCGCGCTGGGCTGGGCCGGTGGCGTTGCCGGCGGCTGTTTGAGCAGCGGCTTCCAGCGTTGGTTTTTTGCTGCGTTGCCTTCTGCCAACGCCTGCCCGCCTTTATCCGTGAGCTGCCACGGCAACTGGGCAACGCTGGGGCACTGTTTTTCCAGCAGGTTGCCGACGCGCGGCAGAAAATCGTCCAATACGGCGGCATCTTTGCTTTGGCCGGAGACGATGCGCAACGGGATGCTCTTGGCGCACCAGCTTTCCGGTTTATTGTTTTTTACGTCGTCGATGAACACTTCGAGCTTTTGGCTGGGGGAATATACCAGCCGGTAATTTGCCGCATGTACGGCGGGCATCGCCAGCAGGGCGATGGCACCTGGCATCCAATATTTCATAGTTAACCTTGGCTGTGTCATAACGGCTCAGTCGCGGGGAAGGAAACGCTCGGCGTCCGCCAACGAGTGCAGCAGCGTGGTTTCCTGCGGTGAACCAATCCATACCGCGATAGCGCTGTAGTTATCGCTGTTATTATTTTGCTTCCATGCCTGCTGCATCAGGGCCAGCCACTCGCTGGGGGAGTTGACCATATGCAGCGACTGTTCCAGCTCGGCCGGGGTAAAGTTGTGCCAAAAGCCGTCGGTGCACAGCAGGAAGACGTCGCCATCCTCCAACTGCAGCACATCGCTGTAGGTGGCATCGCGTTTTTCGCTCAGCCCGAGGGCGAAGTACAGCAGGTTGCTGTTGATGCCGTTGGTTTGATAACCCGCATCCTGCATCTGTTGCACCAGGCTGTGATCGGTGGTTACGGTATGCAGGTAACCGCGCCGAAACAGGTACAGGCGGCTGTCGCCGGCGTGCGCCCAGTAGGCCAGTTGATAGTCACGATCGATAAACAGGCTCACCAGCGTGGTGCCCATCTTGCTATGTTCGGCCACCTGGCGCTGCTGCTGGTGGATAACCGCGTTGGCGCGGGCAATGTGCGCGCGAATGCTCTGCGCGTTCAGGTGTTTTTCGCCGTCGAAATTGTGCAGGATGGTATCGCGTGCCAGCCTGGCGGCCACGTCACCGCCGGGAAAACCGGCGATACCGTCGCACACCACAAAGCAGGCGGAACGTTCGCCCAACACTTCGCCGGTCTGGTCCTGATTGGTGGCGCGGCTGCCCTGGTTAGTGGTAGAGGCTAAAGTGATCTTCATTGCGCATCCGGTTTGGTCTGTGAGTCTTTGTACTGATTCACTTCAACGTCGTAGGCGTGCAGGAAGGCTTCGCCAAACAGGGTGTGGAAGTCGTCTTCAATTTCGCCGGCCGTTTGCTGGTAGTTTTTAACGAAGTAATCCCACAGCGCCGCCTTGCGGTTGGAAGGCAGCGACAGGCGCGGTGCGGCGCCTTCTTTGCGCGCCTCTTCCTCCAGCCGCTCCGGGTTAAAGGATTGCAGCATAGCTGCGATGATGGCGCGGATACCGGCGATCATCCCCAGTTGGTGCGCCTGCAGATCGATCAACGCATCGCGCACGGCCTGCTCTGGCGGCATAAAGCCTGGCATCCGGCTGCCGAACATCTGCATCAGCACGGTTTTGCCGGAAGGCAACAGTTTGAACGGGTTGTTGGCCTCGTCCAGGATCATGGTCATTTCCGCCTTCACGCCGCGCTTGAGAATGGAGCGTGAAGAGAGCAGCGCCACCGTGCCCTGGGAGAACAAGCTCAGCAGCCGGCCCACCAACTGCATTTGTTGTTCATCAATCTGTGGCTGTGGCTGCAAATCGTTCAGACCGATGCCTTGCAGCAGGGCTTCAAGCATCGGGCCGTGCAGCGCATCGCCGGGGTGAGCGCCGGCCGGTTGCGGCTGCGGCGCCTGGTAGGCGACCGGATCGATCCCCAGGCGGTTGCCTGGGCGCGGGCGCGGCTGTTGCGGCGCCGGTGCCGGCGTTGGGATTGGGGTTGGCTCGGGTGCAACCGGTGCGGCTTCAGCCACTGGCGGCGTAGGTGGCTGCGGTTTCGGCGCCGGGGCGGGTTCCGGCTGTGGCTGGGGTTGTGGCTGCGGTTGTGGCTGCGGGCGCGCCGGCGGTACATCAGCCTGGGCCAGCGGTGCCGCGCCGCCCATCAACAGGCCTAGCGGATCGTCCGTCGTTAACGTTTCCGGCGCCGCAGGGGATGAGGATGAGCCGCCGCCAAACAGCGCCAGCGGATCCAACTCTTGTTGCGGCGCTTTTTTCACCGCGCCGGGGGCGGGTTGCAGCGGCGCGCTTGCCGGGCTTTTTCCCGCCAACAGTGTGCTTGGCGTGGTGTCGTTGAGGATATTCTCCCGCTCAAAAGCGGTATTGCCGTTAAACAGATCGTTGGGATCGGTCTGCTTATGCTGCAAATGGTGCAGGTCGACATCGCCGGCCAGTTGTGCCAACGGATCCGCTGGGTTCAGCTCTGGGCGCGGCTGCGCCAGCAGGGGGTTATCATTACGCAAAGGCGCCTGCGGGACCGGTTCAGGCTGCGCCGCCGCCGGGGTGAACTCTTCCACCAGGCTATCCCAGATTTCGTTTGGCACCGGCGTGGCGGCTGCGGCAACGGGCGGCGGAGTATCATCAACCGCCGGCTGCTGTTGCACCGGCGCGGCCTGCTGGTGCGGCGCGCTCACCTGAATGCGGTAATCATCGATGCCAAGCACATCGCCGTTTTGCAGTTCCACCTGGCGGCCGCGTTCCAGCGGAATATCGTTTAGCACCACACGGGTCACGTTGCCGCGGTTGGTGATGCGGCATTCCCCGTCAGCAGAAATGTGCACAATGGCCTGCAGGCGTGAAATAGCGCGTTCATCATCCGGCAGCACCAGGTTGTTATCGACGCTGCGGCCAATGGTGCCACCCGGCGGCAGAAAATCGCAGCTGCTTTGCGGCGGTGTATGGCCATTTTTATTTTGTACAATGGTAAATCGCATAAGACATTCCTGCTGATTAGGTGTGATGCAAACTGTTTTGTTCGCCCATCGCGCGGGCAAGATAAAGAGGTAAGGCTGCGTTCTGTTTAGTTTTCTTATTGTGGATTAGTGATTGTTTATAGGTTTATGCCCTTCACTATTATTTACATGGATGGTGCTGTGTTATTGCTTCTTCAATTAGGCTGGCCGCTCTTTCATTTAAACGTACTTGGGGTAGTTTCTTGAAATAGCTATAGATAATCTCTTGTAACGTTATCGTTTTTAATGTCTGATAATGACACCAGCTTTTCCCTTCCGTGGCGTCTAATACTCCCAGAAGGTACATGTCAGCCTTGAGCCGTTCTTGCTCGTTTGATTTTGAGGTCCATGCTTGCAGAAATTTATCACCAGTCAGGTTAACGTTTTCTGGCCATAATGATTTTTGATCGCGAATAAGCAGTTGGCTCGAATCTGGATTTGCTGAAACAAGACACGAGGTTAGAAATATTGTGCTGGCCGTCACTGCTAAAAAAAACTGCATCCGCTTCATTTTTCTTCCTTTTCGACGATGATTAAGCATATTTTTTTTAGAGTGGCTATTTTAGCTTAGAGTAAATATAGTTAGGCTAATGCTTTCAGGTTTGAAACAAGCTTATCTATGGATGTATCACTGTTTTATTGTTTTCCTGAATACTTCTCAAAAATACCTGCCGCTTCTTTAGACTGTAAAAGTGAAAGGCATTCCATAGTGTGGTAGCTCCCTTTAACAGAACCTTGCGTATTTTTCTTCAGGTATTGGTTGATTAATTCTTCACCTTGGTCAAACGCATCCATAGGCAGTTTGCTGAATTCAAGATAAGCACTTGCCGAACGGAAGGCATCTTGGCGAGTGTTCTCTGAATCAGTTGCTTTACTCAGGCAACGGCTAACTAGCCAGTTTTTGTATAGAGTTTCTTGAGATAAAGTTTCAGAACTCATAGCGTTAGCCAGCGTGAGTGTTGATATGGCTGCTAAAATAAAAACGAAGTGTATGGTTTTCATTTAAAGGTTTTGCAATAGCATTATGACAACCTCATAGCTTTTTCATAAAAAGCCCCATGTTCAGGGGCTTCGTTATAAAAATTAAGCTTCGCGGTTTTCTTTGATGTTCCAACCGGTGCTGCTTTCCGCACCTTTGCCGCCCGAAGCGGTTTGTTCCCAGTATTGCTGTTTTACTTTCGAGGCCTGGAAGGCATAGGTGACGCCCACGGTGTCGCCGTTATCGGCGCCGGTGAACTGTACAGTGGTCACCAGCACGTCTTCCAGCGTGATGCGGGCATATTCCACCTGTTGGCCGCCGGCTTTGCAGATGGAAAGCTCAACTTTAGTCAGGTGTTTACCGCTGGCGTTGTGTTTCAGAATTGCGGTAGTGGATTTATCAATCAGCGCATTGACGTGCAGATCGTTAAAATTGACTTTACCAGCACCGCCGCCGCCGCCAACGCTCATGTTGCCCGGTTGGGATGCGCCCCAGGAGAAAGAAGTAATGTCGGTCCAGCCCGTGTGGTTGGAATCTTTCGATTCACCGGTCACACCGTCGACTTTCAGGAACATATCAATAGCCATAATATTTACTCTTTGTTAGTGATAATGTATTGCTTTAGAAAAAGCGTTTATGATGGCAAACAGGAAAATGTGGAAAAATCTCCACTTTTACCTTTGCGTTAAAAATTTACTGTTAAGTTGATAAGAATTTATTAGATGTAAAATGAAGTTACACCGATAAATTTTTATCAGGATTAGAATTCTATTATTACAACAAAATAAAATGGTGCCTTTTGCCGATGCTGTTTAACAGCTTATCTCAGTTCCCAGAACCAGAGTTCCTTGCAGTCTACATAGCAATTAGAGTGGCACTGAAAAACATTGTCACTAAGTGGTTCCAATAGATCTATATGACCACCACCATAGCCTGAAATAATGTTAAAAAAAACAACACCCTTTCTGTTTCTTAACGAGAGGCCAGCTTTGCGGATATCAGTGTAGATCTCTGCTTTACCAAATACATGGCCTTTATAAAGCTGGTCTGCTAATAATTTCGCACCGGGTTCTATTTTCTTTCCCTTATAGGGGCCTGCTTTTATAGGAAGTCTTCCACTAAAAGCAATGTTGCATTTTAGCAGTGCCAGGCTTAACCTAACTGCACAGGTATTTTGGTACCCAGGATTGGACTTTATTAACTCATCGGCATTATAACCTATTTCTAAAAATAGACTACCACGAGAGACAAAATCAGGATGAGCTTCATTAGATGAGTAATGATTTCTTTTTAATTGTTCATATAAAGGTCTCATTATTCACCCCCATTTTTGCATGGTAGCTCTTTAGATAATGCTTCTGTAATTAATCCAGACGCTCTTTCTTTCAACCGCTCTGAGGGTAATGCTTTGAAAAAATCGTAGATACTTTCTCTTAATGATCCCGGTAACGACTTCTTATAACTACACCAGGCTTGGCCTTCTGTTGCATCAAAAACACCCAGCATATACATGTTAGCTTTCATCCGCTCACGTTCATCTGTTGTTGAAAGCCATGCTTGAAGAAATTTGCCACCACTCAAGTTAATGTCATCACGGGAAAGTAATTGTGGATCGCGTAGTAGGTTTGCCGTGTCATCCTTCGGAAGGCTTGGAGAAGATGCGAATACTACTGGCGTTAACATCAGTAGAGAACTTATTGCCGCCGCGAAAAAAAACGAATGTTTCTTCATAGGGATCTCTAATCGTTTGTAGGGGAGGTAAATTCTCGTGGGTCTGTCGGTCTTTTGGCATCCCCCGGCCGTAACCGGGGGGCACGCAATCAGGCTTCGCGGTTTTCTTTGATGTTCCAACCGGTGCTGCTTTCTGCACCTTTGCCGCCTGAAGAGGTTTGCTCCCAGTATTGCTGTTTCACTTTCGCAGCCTGGAAGGCGTAGGTAACGCCAACGGTGTCGCCGTTATCCGCACCGGTGAACTGCACGGAGGTTACCAGCACGTCTTCCAACGTAATGCGAGCGTATTCCACCTGCTGGCCGCCTGCTTTACAGATAGACACTTCAACTTTGGTCAGGTGTTTACCGCTTGAGCAGTGTTTCAGGATTGCGGTAGTGGATTTGTCGATCAGTGCATTGATATGCAGATCGTTAAAATTGACTTTACCGGCACCGCCGCCGCCGCCAACGCTCATGTTGCCCGGCTGGGATGCGCCCCAAGAGAAAGAAGTAATGTCGGTCCAGCCCGTGTGATTGGAATCTTTCGATTCACCGGTCACGCTGTCGATCTTCAGGAACATATCAATAGCCATAATATTTACTCTTCGTTAATGACAATTATTGCTTTCGAAAAAGCGTCTATGATGGCAAACAGGAAAGCATGGGGCTGAATAAAACAGTCCATATTTTGCCTCTGCCTCTTTAACGGAATCGATGGGAAATCTTTTCCGTTTTCTTAATCTCTGCGTTAAGCAGACGATCAGAAATAAAATTAACCCGCGTTGTCCTGATTCCAGGCGTGATTAGTGTTGTTTAGTGAAACCTCGCGGGGTAATTTATCCGGTTCCTGGTTGTGGTATAAACGTAAACAGTTAAGCGTAACATAAAAATCTGGACTCTAAGTTATCCATACACTAAAATCAAAAAAATGTGATTTAATAAGGAGCTATCAAATGGTATTGAAGTATCTTTCATTAATAATTGTTTTGTTCTTGTCAATAATAGCTGTTTATTCTATTTTTGATGTTTTTACTTCGTTTATTAACGTTGTAAGGTATGAGGCTATGACATGGCAATCACTAGGGTTTATCTTTGGTAAGATAATGTTCTTTATTCTGATTCTGGCTATTATAATGTTGTTCTATAAAATATATAAAAAATCACGCAGCTGATTTTATTTTTTCTGCGAATCCGTAAATAGCTATGGACGTGACAAGAGCGATAACAATACCAATCGCGTTCATAACTATATTAATCGTTTCGGTATCCCAGTTAAAGAAGAATATATAATATCCTATGCATGAAAAAAACAGTAGAAAGGCAAAAAATATTAATATATAAGCAATGGCATATTTGATGATTTTACTGGGCACGATTTACTCCCGCCAATAGGTTGTCAAATATCTGCTGATCTATAACGTTATTTACACCTTGATATTTAATAGCATGAAGATATGGGTTTATATATTCTTCCAACATAAAATACATGAGATCTAAGTCTCCTGCGGCACGTAATTCATTATAGACGCTCTGATTGATATCCTTTAGTTCATAAGAGGCATAAATCGAGCGGGAAACTGATGCGCCAATGCTCAAAATACCGGTAATCCCGGCGGAAACAAGAAATTTTGGAATGATCCTTGTCGCGAATAATGCAATTAGCTCATTCACGAATATAGCTTTGAAAGCAAAAGAACCCATCTGATTACCTGCTATTTTTATAAGCAGCTTTTTAGATTGTTCCTCGCTCAGTCCGGATAAATATTTTCGAATGACTATATTAATTAAACGTCTGATATCATCAGATGTTACGCCCTTTTTTATCAAATTCATCAAGCGAATTTTGTCAGTTTGATTTCGCCACTGGTTGTCCGTATCGAAAAAATCACGTGTTAATGCCCATAAATCCCCCGGAATATCCATGAATCCCTTCGCGGCACTATGGAAGAAAATCTCCGAATTTCCTTTCCTACGGTTTTCTAAAAGCTTCAACATCCCGTCAGCAATCTGTTTTGGTGAGTCCATTGTTAGTCAATCTATTATTTATTATAAACGTGTCACCCGAAAATATTTTTCATCTGAATATTATCGGGTGATGTTATGGCAAAGCGTTGGTCGCTATTACGCCTCTTTTGCCTTCAGCGACGGCAGTTTGGAAACCAGCCGCAGTGAAACGGTCAAACCTTCCAACTGATAGTGCGGGCGCAGGAAGAATTTGGCGCTGTAGTAACCTGGCGAATCTTCAATTTCTTCCACCTGCACTTCGGCCGCGGCCAGCGGTTTGCGAGATTTGGTTTCTTGTGAAGAGTTGGCCGGATCGCCGTCCACATAGTTCATGATCCAGTCGTTCAGCCAACGTTCCATATCGTCGCGCTCGCGGAACGAGCCGATTTTGTCGCGCACGATGCACTTAAGGTAGTGGGCAAAGCGGCAGCAGGCGAACAGGTAGGGCAGGCGCGCGGCCAATTGGGCATTGGCGGTGGCGTCGGCATCGTAGTATTCGGCCGGTTTTTGCAGCGATTGGGCGCCGATGAAGGCGGCAAAGTCAGAGTTTTTACGGTGCACCAACGGCATGAAACCGTTTTTCGCCAGCTCGGCCTCGCGGCGATCGCTGATGGCGATTTCGGTTGGGCACTTCATATCCACGCCGCCGTCATCGCTCGGGAAGGTATGGCACGGCAGGTTTTCAACCGCGCCGCCGGATTCCACCCCACGGATGGCGGTGCACCAGCCAAAGTCTTTGAACGAGCGGTTGATGTTGGCCGCCATGGCGTAGGCTGCGTTGCTCCAGGTGTAGTTGCTGTGGGTGGCACCGGCGGTATCTTCTTCAAAATCGAACTCGTCCACCGGATTGGTGCGCACGCCGTACGGCAGGCGCGCCAAAAAGCGCGGCATCACCAGGCCCAGATAGCGCGCATCTTCCGATTCGCGCAGGCTGCGCCAGGCGGCGTATTCGGTGTTCTGGAAGATTTTGGTCAGATCGCGCGGGTTGGAAAGCTCCTGCCAGGATTCCATCTGCATCACGCTCGGCGCGGTACCGGCGATAAACGGGCAGTGCGAAGCCGCACCGATCTTCGCCATCTCGCCTAACAGCTCCACGTCCTGCGGGCTGTGGTCGAAATAGTAATCGCCCATCAGGCAGCCAAACGGTTCGCCGCCGAACTGGCCGTATTCCTGTTCGTAAACTTTTTTGAAAATCGGGCTTTGATCCCAGCCCACGCCTTTATAGCGTTTCAGCGTGCGCCCCAGTTCCTGTTTGGACAGGCTCATGAAGCGGATTTTCAGCATTTCGTCGGTTTCGGTATTGCTGACCAGATAGTGCAGGCCGCGCCAGGCGCTTTCCAGCTTCTGGAACTCTTCATGATGAATGATGCCGTTAATCTGCTGCGACAGCTTTTCGTCGATCTCGGCGATCAGCGCCTGAATGGTGCGGTAAGCATCGGAAGATACGGTTACGGTGTTTTCCAGCGCCTGTTGCGCCAAGGTTTTCACCGCGTTTTCCACCGCCTCTTTGGCCTGATCGGTCTTGGGGCGAAACTCTTTATTGAGCAGCGCGCTGAATTCGTCGCTGGAGAAGGTTTCGCCGCTTTGCAGGGGTTGCTGCTGCTGAGGAGAGTTGCTCATCGATTATTCCTCATGCTCGTTGTTGTCGGTGGCCGCCGGCTTAGCGGCGTTGGTCAGGGATTTCAGCAGTTCCGGGTTCTGCAGGATCTGGGAAATCAGCTCTTCGGCGCCGTTTTTGCCATCCATGTAGGAAAGCAGGTTGGAAAGCTGGGTACGGGCTTCCAGCAGGCCGTTGAGGGAATCGACCTTGCGCGCAATGGCGGCAGGGGAGAAGTCTTCCATGCTTTCAAAGGTCAGATCGATATTCAGCTTGCCTTCGCCGGTCAGCGTATTGTCCACCTGATAGGCAACGCGCGGCTTGAGGGATTTCATGCGCTCATCGAAGTTGTCGACGTCGATATCCAGGAATTTGCGCTCGTCAACGCTTGGCAGCGCTTCAACCGGCTTGCCCACCAGGTCTGCCATCACGCCCATGACGAACGGCAGTTGGATCTTGCGCTCGGCACCGTAGATTTCCACATCGTATTCAATCTGCACGCGCGGTGCACGGTTGCGGGCAATGAACTTCTGCCCGCTGCGGGATTTTGCGTTTGCCATGAGTTACTCCATCTAATGATGATTAGGAACCTTCCATCCGTGGATGGTGCGGTTCAAATTGGGGGATATCGTGGGTTGGGAAGAACGCTTGTTTTGGCTGGTCAACGGTTCTCCTCATTGTCGGGGCGACCAAGAATGGTCTCCAGTTGGTTCAGGCCGTCCGGGGCCAGATCGCGGACAATTTGCATAAAGTCCATGGCAATCAGCCGCTGTACCCGGTTGATCATCAACGGCGCCGGGTGGCTGGGTTCATGCAGGCTGAAGTAGTTTTTCACCTTGTCCAGCATCAGCAGGGCATCATCGCGCGACTGGATCTGCGCACTGCGCCAGTTGAACACTGCGGCGGCCGGTACGGCGGACTGTGCTTCGCTGGCCGTGTCGGCCGGCGGCGTTTCCTGCTCGGTCTGCGGTGCGGCGGGGGCCTGGCAAGATTGGGCAACTAGGCTAAACATGCGCAGCAGGCCGTCCATTTCCGGCAGCGCGCTTTCGCCCAGATGGCGCGTCACCACTTCGCGGATGGCGCCAAGGCGTTGGGCAATGGTGTGCACCACCTGGCCGGCGGGTTGATCCGCCTGCGCCAGCTCATCCTGCAGGCGCGCCCGGCCGCCGGGGAAGCCGGGGCACTCCTGTTTGCTGCCATCAAGCAGCGCGCAGGCATCGCGCAGGGAAATTTCGCCGGCGGCGCTTTTCAACAACGGGGCATGGCGCACACAGCTGGCCAGCGCGGCTTTATCGCTTAAGTCGGCCAGCACGTTAATGCGAAACAGCGGGTCGGCTTCGCCGTCGAATTCCAACAGCGGCAGCAGGCTGTCCCAATAGCGTTCCAGCGCCTGATGAATCAACGTCAGGCCGTCGGCATAGCCTTGCAGGCCGCGCAACTGCGCCCAGGCGCGGGTCAGGTACAGCATCACGCGCAGATCTTTGGTGCGCGCCAGTAGGCCGGTGGCCAGCCGTTCAACCAGCATCCAGTCCGGCGCTTCGGCCGGGATGATGGTGCTGCCGAACTGCTGTTCGGCCTTGCCCGCCGAAGCCTGCTCCATCGCCAGAAAATCAGCGTCATATTCCAGGTTGTCGCCACAGGGGTTGTCTGTTTCAACCGGTGCCAGCAGGGTATCGATAGCCATAGGGTGTCTCTTAATTAAGCTGCAGTTAATCAAACATTTGCGGGTATTGCCCGCGACGGCCGGCGCGCGCCCAACCGTTGAGTTCAAACAGGAGCGCAAACAGTTGCACCGTCAGGTTACCGCTGTGCACGTGGGTATAAAGCGGGTGGCCGTCCGCTTGGTTGGTCCACCAGAAGCTGGTGTACTGCGCAGGGTCAAAACAATCGGCAGCCTGTTGCCAGCCCAACCCCGGCCTCTCCGGTGAAGGATCGCCGATGATCGCCAAAATATCGGATTCGCTTTCCGGCGGCGGGGCCGGCAATGCCGGGATCGCCAGCAGCGCCCGATCAATCTGTTCCGCGGAGTAGCCGTTGCGCACACCGTTCAGCAAGGTATAGCCCAGTTGCTGGTACCACTGCGCCGCGTGATTCAACTGCGGATTACGCCACTGTTCCGGGGTGAAAAGGCGCAGCGCGCAGATCGGATAATGGCGGCCAACGCGGTCACGCGCCGGCAGCAGGCAGCCCAGTTGCACATAGGGGACGCCCAGCGTTGCCGGGACGGCGAAATTCCATACCGGGGCGCTGCTGAATACCTGGTTGGCGCTATCCGGCAGGCTGCGCTGCAGGTTTGCCAAGCCGTTATGAAACCAGTGCGCCCAGTGGTTGATCACCGCATCGGGCAGGCGGCGCTGTAAAAAATCGCCGGCGACCGGGATTTTGCCGTACCAGCCGATATGCGCGCTCAGGGGATGTTCGTTACTCATCATCAGGTCCTTTCTGGGACACTGCCTAAGGGCAAGAAAATGCCGGCAGTTGGAACGGATTACGAATGCTGTTGGCGGTAAACTCCAGCGTGACATGGTGGCCATCAAGGTTAAACGCCGCCTGGCGGCTTAAGCCGCCGGCGCCGGCGGAAAGCTGGGCCATATCCACCATGCGGTTCAGCGCCCACGGGCCACTGGTCACCAGGCTGGCGCTGGTGCCGTTCGCCAGCGCCAACTGCAGGTGCACCTGGTTGGTATTGTTGGTTCCCGGCCAACTCACCACTAATGGCACCTGCGGGCCGTGGCTGTATTTGAACAGTTGCCCGTCAACGTCCAGCGTCATATTGAGGATATCGTTATCCATGCGCACCGGGCGCACCGTCACGCGGAACGACGGCGTGGCGGTGCCGTTGGCGAAGAACGCATCGCGGATGCGCTGCGCCTGCTGGAATGAGCGCAAAATACCTTCGCCGCCCGGCAGGGTTTTGCCGTCTACGCCTGGGGTAAAGCGCCAGTTGGCACGGGTGGTATCCACTTTGCCCTGCAGGTTTTCCCGGAAGAA is part of the Gibbsiella quercinecans genome and encodes:
- a CDS encoding type VI secretion system accessory protein TagJ — protein: MNSLTQLLAGGSVSAAITTVEDAIRQRPADADLRAALAQLLCLSANWPRAKAQLKSWLALKPIAQPTTLLLTQAVDAELQRQAVFAGEAAPALLQPGEAWLSSLVEALRHDAHGDAGTAQALRDEALAAAPASAGELTVAEGDAPHSVPFDWLMDGDGRLGPVCELALNGVYYWLPFSAIAEIQFQAPQSVIDLVWSHALVRLNDGREQVCQLPARYPLPENPSDALLLGKLTEWQPLGDGPHYAGLGQKSWLSAEHEFPLHTLRQLRFEQGA
- a CDS encoding type VI secretion system-associated protein yields the protein MKYWMPGAIALLAMPAVHAANYRLVYSPSQKLEVFIDDVKNNKPESWCAKSIPLRIVSGQSKDAAVLDDFLPRVGNLLEKQCPSVAQLPWQLTDKGGQALAEGNAAKNQRWKPLLKQPPATPPAQPSAPPAVAVTSPLADAEPVQTFDLPQGCRFRTYWSSAGNGSALFIPGGDNLRCADGWLNGSSTVLLQQSKQAQPVAVTFLQGYPLINLNLNQQTLRVVSANRQRLVLGGAAAGSYLLLPFDAQRHAWAYGGTIIVELPRLEAADAAKVKQRISRAHEAWQPLLAGQPQPTFKLVESLAADREDPASGSYQTVTATAH
- a CDS encoding PP2C family protein-serine/threonine phosphatase, encoding MKITLASTTNQGSRATNQDQTGEVLGERSACFVVCDGIAGFPGGDVAARLARDTILHNFDGEKHLNAQSIRAHIARANAVIHQQQRQVAEHSKMGTTLVSLFIDRDYQLAYWAHAGDSRLYLFRRGYLHTVTTDHSLVQQMQDAGYQTNGINSNLLYFALGLSEKRDATYSDVLQLEDGDVFLLCTDGFWHNFTPAELEQSLHMVNSPSEWLALMQQAWKQNNNSDNYSAIAVWIGSPQETTLLHSLADAERFLPRD
- the tagH gene encoding type VI secretion system-associated FHA domain protein TagH codes for the protein MRFTIVQNKNGHTPPQSSCDFLPPGGTIGRSVDNNLVLPDDERAISRLQAIVHISADGECRITNRGNVTRVVLNDIPLERGRQVELQNGDVLGIDDYRIQVSAPHQQAAPVQQQPAVDDTPPPVAAAATPVPNEIWDSLVEEFTPAAAQPEPVPQAPLRNDNPLLAQPRPELNPADPLAQLAGDVDLHHLQHKQTDPNDLFNGNTAFERENILNDTTPSTLLAGKSPASAPLQPAPGAVKKAPQQELDPLALFGGGSSSSPAAPETLTTDDPLGLLMGGAAPLAQADVPPARPQPQPQPQPQPQPEPAPAPKPQPPTPPVAEAAPVAPEPTPIPTPAPAPQQPRPRPGNRLGIDPVAYQAPQPQPAGAHPGDALHGPMLEALLQGIGLNDLQPQPQIDEQQMQLVGRLLSLFSQGTVALLSSRSILKRGVKAEMTMILDEANNPFKLLPSGKTVLMQMFGSRMPGFMPPEQAVRDALIDLQAHQLGMIAGIRAIIAAMLQSFNPERLEEEARKEGAAPRLSLPSNRKAALWDYFVKNYQQTAGEIEDDFHTLFGEAFLHAYDVEVNQYKDSQTKPDAQ
- a CDS encoding Rap1a/Tai family immunity protein, which gives rise to MKRMQFFLAVTASTIFLTSCLVSANPDSSQLLIRDQKSLWPENVNLTGDKFLQAWTSKSNEQERLKADMYLLGVLDATEGKSWCHYQTLKTITLQEIIYSYFKKLPQVRLNERAASLIEEAITQHHPCK
- a CDS encoding T6SS amidase immunity protein Tai4 family protein — encoded protein: MKTIHFVFILAAISTLTLANAMSSETLSQETLYKNWLVSRCLSKATDSENTRQDAFRSASAYLEFSKLPMDAFDQGEELINQYLKKNTQGSVKGSYHTMECLSLLQSKEAAGIFEKYSGKQ
- a CDS encoding Hcp family type VI secretion system effector, whose product is MAIDMFLKVDGVTGESKDSNHTGWTDITSFSWGASQPGNMSVGGGGGAGKVNFNDLHVNALIDKSTTAILKHNASGKHLTKVELSICKAGGQQVEYARITLEDVLVTTVQFTGADNGDTVGVTYAFQASKVKQQYWEQTASGGKGAESSTGWNIKENREA